The Lycium barbarum isolate Lr01 chromosome 9, ASM1917538v2, whole genome shotgun sequence genome has a segment encoding these proteins:
- the LOC132611057 gene encoding uncharacterized protein LOC132611057, which translates to MPMDKLGDLNGDLVVKSVMGKPFDHFRKILQEEDLEDFFRATCFGMYLDLPEDNNARFQMTIVYGLLKRRIICSKTDEIWINYCGMPVCFGIKEFAIITGLRCHDPSQPLRTFTLKKRAMTPKSSKGAKTPKSSKAAKKGKKGKAKVDDDLDLVDVCGKSYKAADLLADLKSETMSRKHKESLCLVWFVNSILWARDVKNNIELGLIKLSEDHEAFNNYPWGHKSFKLTVEYLCKALNPNVKTSNIYGFPWAFMAWAFEAIPHLQSQVRDYSEEVCFPRILRWLTTKNSNKKMNLDPFNPPRKQ; encoded by the exons ATGCCGATGGATAAACTAGGTGATTTGAATGGTGATCTTGTTGTAAAATCAGTCATGGGCAAGCCCTTTGATCACTTTAGGAAGATACTTCAGGAGGAGGACTTGGAGGATTTCTTTAGGGCCACATGTTTTGGCATGTATCTAGATTTGCCTGAGGACAACAATGCAAGGTTTCAAATGACCATTGTGTATGGTCTTCTCAAACGAAGAATTATTTGCAGCAAAACTGATGAGATATGGATAAACTATTGCGGCATGCCAGTTTGTTTTGGCATCAAGGAGTTTGCCATAATTACCGGACTGAGGTGTCATGATCCTTCTCAGCCTCTTCGTACATTTACATTAAAGAAGAGAGCCATGACACCCAAGTCATCCAAGGGAGCCAAGACACCCAAGTCATCCAAGGCAgccaagaaaggcaagaaagGCAAAGCCAAGGTTGATGATGATTTGGATTTAGTGGATGTTTGTGGAAAGAGCTACAAGGCAGCGGATTTGCTAGCAGACTTGAAGTCAGAAACTATGTCAAGAAAGCACAAGGAGTCattgtgcttagtttggtttgtgaaTTCTATTCTTTGGGCAAGAGATGTAAAGAATAATATAGAACTTGGTTTGATTAAACTGTCGGAGGATCATGAGGCATTCAATAACTATCCATGGGGTCATAAAAGTTTTAAGTTGACTGTTGAATATTTGTGCAAAGCTTTGAACCCTAATGTGAAGACTTCCAACAtctatggcttcccttgggccttcatg gcttgggcatttgaagccattcctcacctACAGAGTCAAGTCAGGGACTACTCAGAAGAAGTTTGTTTTCCAAGGATCCTCAGATGGTTGACTACCAAAAACAGCAACAAAAAAATGAATCTTGATCCT